Below is a window of Flavobacteriales bacterium DNA.
GCCGATATTATAACCCGGAATGATGCAGATAATCACGTTATCGAGGTAGGCGGATGATATCTTCTTATTGAGAAGGTCCTGTGCGAACTTGATGCTTGCGTCAACACCGCATGGTTCACCGGCATGAATGGCGTTGTTGATAAGGATGATGCGCTTGTCCCGTTTGCGAAGCGAGACAGGATCTACATCCTGATCCTTTGTGATAAGCAGCATGTGCAGGGGGATGCCAGCATCCGTGGTGCCATACTCAATGAGGAATGCCATCGGATGCGCTTCTGCAAGTTTGCGGTAGGCGGTGATGGTTTCCTCGTAAGTCGGACTCTTGTTTTCCTGGAATGCCTGTTCTACCTGAGAGAACAGGGGGGAAGCCGAAAGTATACAACCGGCGATCAGGAAAGCCCGTTGAAGTTTATTTGATATACCGGAAGTCATGACCTGCTTTGAGTTGTGTGATTGTTTCGTACATCAATTTAATGACGCTGTCGATATCATCCTTATGCACAGTCTCAACGGTGGTATGCATATATTTCAATGGCAGGGAAATGAGTGCTGAAGCCACACCGTCTGCAGAATATGCAAATGCGTCGGTGTCGGTCCCGGTGCTGCGTGATGCTGCTGACCGCTGGAAGGGAATCTTTTTCTTCTCAGCCACGGAGATGATCATGTTCAGGAGATTGTTTTGAACGGCGGGACCATAGGTCAACGCAGGGCCTTTTCCCGCAGTGATGTCACCTTCTTCCTTTTTCTTGTAAAGAGGAGATTGTGTGTCATGTGTGACGTCGGTCACGATGGCCACGTTCGGCTTGAGTCTGCGTGAGATCATCTCCGCACCTCTTAAGCCAATCTCTTCCTGCACAGCATTTACAATATATAGACAGAACGGTAACTTCTTCTTGCTTTCTTTGATCTGGCGTGCCACTTCAGCGATCATGAATCCACCGATGCGGTTATCCAAAGCGCGTCCGGTGATGTAGTTCTTGCCCAGGTCCATCAGTTCATCTTCA
It encodes the following:
- a CDS encoding M42 family metallopeptidase — protein: MRKASRQFLEEYLNNASPTGFESQMPTGAKSGQQIWLDYIRPYIDEYQTDVYGTTVGVINPKAAYKVVIEAHADEISWFVNYISEDGYLYVIRNGGSDHMIAPSMRVNIHTKKGIVKGVFGWPAIHVRQKDKEEPPSMKNIFIDCGCSSKAEVEKAGIHVGTVVTFEDELMDLGKNYITGRALDNRIGGFMIAEVARQIKESKKKLPFCLYIVNAVQEEIGLRGAEMISRRLKPNVAIVTDVTHDTQSPLYKKKEEGDITAGKGPALTYGPAVQNNLLNMIISVAEKKKIPFQRSAASRSTGTDTDAFAYSADGVASALISLPLKYMHTTVETVHKDDIDSVIKLMYETITQLKAGHDFRYIK